Proteins found in one Anas platyrhynchos isolate ZD024472 breed Pekin duck chromosome 18, IASCAAS_PekinDuck_T2T, whole genome shotgun sequence genomic segment:
- the LOC113841829 gene encoding peptidyl-prolyl cis-trans isomerase-like: MLRRSKAEVERCVASVQASAASRREGGDVTNHDGTGGRSIYGDAFEEESFEVKHTGPGLLSMANRGRATNNSQFFTTLKTVEALDFKHVVFGFVTDGTDVVKKLESFGSPNGLVSGRVVITDCGQIENSGF, encoded by the exons ATGTTGAGGCGCAGCAAGGCCGAGGTGGAGCGCTGTGTCGCCTCCGTGCAGGCCTCTGCGGCTTCTCGGAGAGAG ggaggtGATGTAACTAACCATGATGGAACAGGTGGACGGTCAATTTATGGAGATGCATTTGAAGAAGAGAGCTTTGAAGTGAAGCACACGGGTCCTGGATTGCTGTCGATGGCAAATAGGGGTCGGGCTACGAATAACTCTCAGTTCTTCACAACACTCAAAACAGTAGAAGCCTTGGACTTTAAACAcgtggtgtttggttttgtgacaGATGGAACGGATGTTGTGAAAAAGCTCGAATCCTTTGGTTCTCCCAACGGGTTAGTAAGTGGAAGAGTTGTCATTACAGACTGTGGGCAAATAGAGAATTCTGGCTTTTGA